From Gimesia panareensis, the proteins below share one genomic window:
- a CDS encoding DNA polymerase ligase N-terminal domain-containing protein — protein sequence MQQYVILRHDHPELHWDLMLEEGDVLKTWRLPQPPEIDPALDESSLDLTAEELPDHRLVYLEYEGPVSGDRGEVTRWDRGTFTLLERSEDQLVALLTGEELAGRITLKKTDQEHQWSLNYTAFF from the coding sequence CACGATCACCCCGAACTGCACTGGGATCTGATGCTCGAAGAAGGGGATGTCCTCAAAACCTGGCGTCTGCCCCAGCCGCCGGAGATCGACCCGGCGTTAGATGAATCGTCGCTGGACCTGACCGCAGAGGAGTTACCCGATCATCGGCTGGTCTATCTGGAGTACGAGGGGCCGGTCAGTGGAGACCGTGGCGAGGTGACTCGCTGGGATCGCGGGACGTTTACGCTGCTGGAGCGGAGCGAAGATCAGCTGGTGGCACTACTGACGGGCGAGGAACTGGCGGGCCGGATCACACTGAAAAAGACAGATCAGGAACATCAGTGGAGCCTGAATTACACCGCTTTCTTTTGA